Proteins encoded within one genomic window of Chroicocephalus ridibundus chromosome 7, bChrRid1.1, whole genome shotgun sequence:
- the RFLNB gene encoding refilin-B — protein MVGRLSLREVPDLPDMRKRGDAGLDSPDSGLPPSPGPAPPPWLLASGSPDRAAAAANGLPESDPSAPAAANSVFSPSPVLSSCPPRLCPLSFGEGVEFDPLPPKEIRYTSSVKYDSEKHFIDDIYMPVGLSVSSCSQTVICVPNCTWRNYKSEVHLEPRNKPQRFTSTTIVYPKHAKTVYTTTLDYNCRKTVRRFLSSIELETSEYLGNDCVLDGC, from the exons ATGGTGGGTCGGCTCAGCCTGCGGGAGGTGCCCGACCTCCCGGACATGAGGAAGCGGGGCGACGCGGGGCTCGACAGCCCCGACTccgggctgccccccagccccgggcccgcCCCCCCGCCCTGGCTCCTCGCCTCCGGCAGCCCCgaccgcgccgccgccgccgccaacgGGCTGCCGGAGTCCGACCcgtccgcgcccgccgccgcg aattctgtgTTCTCCCCCAGCCCTGTTCTCTCCAGCTGCCCTCCAAGATTGTGTCCTTTATCCTTTGGTGAAGGAGTTGAGTTCGACCCTTTACCACCGAAGGAAATAAG GTACACGTCCTCAGTTAAATATGACTCGGAGAAGCACTTCATCGACGACATCTATATGCCAGTGGGTTTAAGCGTTTCCTCTTGCAGTCAGACGGTCATCTGTGTCCCAAACTGCACGTGGCGCAATTACAAATCAGAGGTCCACTTAGAGCCCCGCAACAAGCCCCAGCGTTTCACCAGCACCACCATCGTCTACCCGAAGCACGCCAAGACTGTGTACACCACCACGCTGGATTACAACTGTCGTAAAACCGTGCGGCGGTTCCTCTCCAGCATAGAGCTGGAAACGTCGGAGTACCTTGGGAATGACTGTGTCCTGGATGGTTGCTGA